The DNA window CACAAAGCTGAGAAACATACAGAAAATTCCATCAATCCAAATGATGATCAGTTTGAGGTGGAGCTGAATGGGCTGGAGACAGCTCCAGTATGTCCTGAGTCTGAGGATGAGGCCAGAAGAAGATCATGAAGCTCAAGGATCTGGATTGAATCAACCTCAATAGCATCAGTCTGATCTAGCAGATTATCAGCTGGCTAGAGACAGACAAAGGAGAACTAATGTGCGAGCTCCTGCAAGATTTAGGGATTCAGAAATGCTATTCTTTGCATTGCATATTGCTGAGCAATTAGAGTTGAAGGGCCTGCATCCTACGCTGAGGCTGCTAGAGGACCAGAAAGCAAGCAATGGATACAAGCaatggaagaagaaattgaTTCCCTAATCAGCAACAAAACATGGATTCTTGTTGATATAGCAGAATTAAGAAAGGTCATTGGTTGTAAATGGGGGTTTTCAAGAAGAAATTTGAGTCATCTGGATCAGATAAAGTCAGATTCAAAGCTAGACTCGTGGCTAAGGGCTTCAATCAAGAAGAGGGGGTATACTTCAATGAGGTCTTTTCTCCAGTAGTCAAACACAATTCTATAAGGGTGTTGCTGTCAATGGCTGCTAGGATGGATTAGGAGCTTGAGCAGTTGGATGTAAAGACTGCATTCTTGAATGGGGACTTGGAAGAAACAATATACATGTCACAGCCTCAAGGCTTTGAAGTCCCAGGCTCAGAGGGGAAAGTTTGCTTGCTGAAAAGAGCCTATATGGGCTAAAGCAAAGTAGTAGACAATGGTATTTGAAGTTTGGTGAAAGCCTCTCAAACCTGGGATTCACAAGGTCACTATATGATAGTTGTGTGTTTGTAAAGAGGCAGCAAGGAAAGGACCTCATATATCTTCTactctatgtagatgatatgttgatatcTGGTGCAGACATCCATGAGATCAACAAGGTGAAGGCTCAGCTTAGAAAGGACTTTGAAGTGAAGGATCTGGGGATTGCTAGAAGGATTCTAAGAATGGATATAATCAGAGACATAGGCAATAAGAAGATGTGGTTGTTTCAGACTGATTACATTCAAAAGACATTGAGCAAATTCAAAGCAGATAGTATGAAGCATGCTGCAACTACTTTGGCAGTCCATTTCAAGCTTTCAAAGAAGCAGAAACCAAAGAATGATGAAGAGAAGAGGGAGATGGATCTGATCCCTTACTCTAACATAGTTGGAAGCCTCATGTACATGATGATCTGCACAAGGCCAGATATAGCCTATGCCATAAGCACTACTAGCAGATACATGACAGATTATGGGAAGCAACACTGGAATGCCTTAAAGTGGACAATGAGATATCTAAAATCAGCAGATAAGCTGGGAATTATGTTCATAGGAGGCAAGGGAGATGAGAAAGAGCCTTTGATGGGATATTGTGATTCAGATTATTCAAATTATTCAGATTATGCATCTAATATGGAGACAGGCTACATATTCACTTTGTATGGTTCGGCAGTTTGTTGGAGTCAAGCCTACAAAATGTGGTGGCTTGTCAACCACAGAAGCTGAGTATATGGCTCTTACTTCAGCTGTAAAGGAGAGCAAATGGTTGATGGGATTGATATCTGATTTTGGAATAAGGCAAGATATGGTTACAATACATTGTGACAACAATGGAGCCATCTGCTTGTCCAGACATCAGATGTTCCATGAACGCAGCAAACACATAGATGTGAGGCTTCACTTTATCAGGGATGAAGTAGAAAGTGGAAGGGTGAGAGTGGTGAAGATAGACACTGCTCATAATCCAGCAGATATGCTGACAAAAGCTCTGAGTAAGGACAAGTACGATTACTGTTGCAGATTGGTGAACTTGTGTGCAGTGGAGTCTTGAGCATTGATGTGCTaaccaaggtggagattgttgaaGATGTGGCTGAGCATGATCAATGCAAGTGCATGGAGCTTAAGGTGTGGAACACAACATCAGAGCAAGAGTTCAAGAAGTGATTGAACACTAGCCGTTAGAGTAGGTAGTTATAACCGTTTTTTGGAAGTGAAGTctagttcacttgcttctttaCTTGTTTCTTGTTTGTGTATAAGTAGAGAGGTTGGTTAGTTTGTTGAAGCAAGTTGAGCTTCAGTTTCATAGAGTGTAAACAATTGATTTCCTCCATTGAATAAGATGTTGGAACATTTTATTATGGTCCAACATAATAGTCTAAAGATTGTATAATATTTATGGCTATTTATTGATTGACTCGATTACGTGATCTACTGAGGTTATATAATTTATAGGGTCAAACGATTATCTATAAAAGTATGAGGACTATCGTGCAGTACTACTTTGGAtaactttaattttgttatggGTGAAATTAAAGTTATAATAAAGTTATGGACTTATTCTCTAAATACATGGTTATGGTCCCCAAGTGCAACCTATAAATAGGTCAATAGATTCCCATTCCTATTGATCAGACGTATAATTTCAAGACTTCACAGATTACAGAGAATTTGTGAGAGAGCGTTGTCACTTGGAAGACTAAGTTCCATACTTCAGAATCATCAACAACGTCATGAATCCTAATCCATGTACGCTTCCGATTTATGTTTATCAATCGTATTCGACATGCGTGATTTATGTGAATCATTAATTTGAttccaacaattggtatcagagccaatccATGTTGGATCGAATTGATAATTTGATTTCTGTTGGTATATCCGGTTTTGAATTCATATTCTGCTTAAAGTATTCAGTTATGGTAATTGTTAATGCACGCATGAATTATATGTGTTTGTTCTATGGAATTGAGTATGGAATTGAGAATTCTATTTTATATGGCCTGGTTACTTGTGTGTGATTAACTATACAGAGTACTTTTCATTGAATTCAATCTTTAGTCGGTGGAATTCTTCTCTTTGGATTAATTTAGGATTGGTTCCACAATTTTGTTTGAAGAAAAGCTTTAGTGAAATACGttaatttttgccaaaaattctttcaattgggtttgtaatttttataattGGATTCTTTTCAAAAAGGCTTTCATCAATCTTTATAATATGATTTGATGCGGTTGAGCCATCAATTTTGAAATCACGTGTCAGAATTTTTGGCAAAATTTTGGTGTTCTTAAGCACCATGTATTTCTATTCGCTTTTTTCTTTTCGTGGTTGTGGCCAAATTCGGCAAACGGTGTAGGCGCTGAGTCACCGATATTCATGGCATCAGTTGCGGCGCCAAAACGACGCCTCTTTTCATAAAACGGTGCGtctgtttgttttgtgattCAGTTTTTCAAAATgctttccaaaataaaataaaataagataaattttTTGTCGATAAACTGTTATGACTCaactatttaattaattgatttaaattgtTGGTCACCTTCCATGAGCCGCAACTTATGATTTCTTGTGGGCTAGTTTATTTTcatctttgttttgtttaaattattaattacatttGCAGAATAGCCCAAAATTGAAAGTATAAAAcaattaatgtttttttaattgttttggtTATTAAGtacttaattaaataatgacTTCTTTTGTTGTCTATTATtctaaatgaattaattaaagcaTTAACTCGCCAAAGTGGCTCTGATGTgtagattaattttatttggaGTGTAGATGTTATTTGTATACATGAAATACATGCGAATAGTTAATCTGCCCAAAGGAAGATTGTTAGTTGCCCGTGTTTCGTGTATACTTTGTGGTAATAATATGAGATTATCCTTAAGTCATTGTGGACACTAAGTCGGCCCAAAGGAAGACTTATTGTTTGACAGGAAATGATTATCTATATTTGATTACTACATATTAAGATGTCACTTGCAAGTTATTATTTTGTCcaaagatgaaattttaatgttgtGCTGACATCTTGAAATGGGAAttgtcattatttaatttatttacttattatttATGTGAGCTAATTATTGTCCTATTTGTTATATTTGTTCTTTGCTAGCTCAAAAATCTGCTATTGGTTTTCTAAATTCCATTCATGTGCTAAAAGGCAATACTTATGCATCATGGAGAAGCAAGGTATTGATTGTTTGAGGATTGCAAATTTAGACTATGCACTTCGGACGGAGCAACCCGCCCCTCTTACTGATGAAAGTTCCGATGAGGATAAACGGAATTTTGAGAGGTGGGAACACTCCAATCGCATGAGTCTTATGATTATGCAACATACCATCCCTAAAAACTCTCGCGGTACTGTCCTGAAAGAAGCAACTGCTAAGAAATTCCTCGAGGCAATTGATATGAATTTCGCAAGCAATGAAAAGGCCGAACCGACTTCATTGATGCATAAACTTGTGACCATGAGGTATAATGGACGAGGGGAAATTCGGGAGCACATTATGGAAATGTCAAACACTGCTTCAAAGCTTACGACACTTAATTTACGATCAATGATGATCAACTAGTGCATTTGGTTATGATATCTCTTCCTCATCAATTTGATCACttcaaagttagttacaataTTGAATGAATTGATTTCTCGTTGTGTTCAAGAGGAAGAGATGTTGAAGCAAAGTAAGACGGAAAGTGGAATTGCCATATCCCGTTTTCTTCAAAGAGACGATTCCATCACTAGAGTAGACTTCCTCCTTCAACCATGAGAgctaagtggaagaagaagcgtATGAGGAGATTGAAGAGGAATCGCCGAAAGATGAGGCAGAGATCCAAGTAGTCTCCCCAATTCCTAGCGTTTTTGTTTTCGTATTTTGTTTCTTGAATTTTGTTATATCATACTAGTTGGTTATGAACTACATGATTTTGGATCTACTATTTAATCAATTGATGCttcattgataaaaaaaaagtaagacgGAAAGTTCTCACTTAGCAACAAGCTATAGGGGTAAACGAGGAAGGGACAAGGGAAAGAGGATTCTTTCTGAGTTTGCTAAGGGGAAGAGGATTCTTCCCGATTCCTCCAAAAATGTTGCGGGTCCATCTGCAAAACAGTTTAAGAAAGAAAGATCGGGTTCAGTTTACTTCTTTTGCAAGAAAGATGGACACAAGAAATGATTGTGAAGAATATCACGCTTGACGCGTGAAGAAGGCTACATTTTTTACTTATGTTTGTTCAGAAGTTAATTTAGCTTCTGTACCTGGACATACTTGGTGGTTAGATTCTGGTGCTACTACTCACATAAGTGTGTCCATGCAGGGTTGCCTCCAGTGCCGAAAGTCAATTGATGATGAAAGATTCATCTATGTGGGCGATGGCAAACAAGTTGAAGTGGAGGCAATAGGCACATTTAGATTATTACTAAAAACTGGTTGTTATTTGGATTTAGAACAGACATTTGTTGTACCGTCATTTAGacagaatttaatttttatttttgtattggACAAATTCGGTTATACTTGTTCATTCAGAAATAGTAAATTTAGTCTTTATCTAAATTCAACTTTGGTTGGAACCGGTTCTCTTTCTTATGGTGATAATCTTTATTTGATTAATACTATTACTTCATTTAATGAAGCCCTGCATGTGAACTCACAAGGTACAAAGCGTAAATTAATGAGTGAGAATTCTGCTACAATTTGGCACAAACGTTTGGGTCATATCTCCAAACGGAGAATAGAAATACTTGTATCAGATGGAATTCTTACCATTCCCAATATGGCAGACTTTCAAGTCTGTGTTGAGTGCATTAAGGG is part of the Salvia splendens isolate huo1 chromosome 6, SspV2, whole genome shotgun sequence genome and encodes:
- the LOC121808988 gene encoding uncharacterized protein LOC121808988, encoding MEKQGIDCLRIANLDYALRTEQPAPLTDESSDEDKRNFERWEHSNRMSLMIMQHTIPKNSRGTVLKEATAKKFLEAIDMNFASNEKAEPTSLMHKLVTMRYNGRGEIREHIMEMSNTASKLTTLNLRSMMIN